The following coding sequences are from one Microbacterium wangchenii window:
- a CDS encoding ABC transporter ATP-binding protein, producing MSVLQLNRVSASYGPAGALFGIDIEVDAGEMVGVLGRNGAGKTSTFKAIMGMEVRRRGQILFDGADITRMVPEQIARAGIAIVPAERRIFSGLSVLDNLRIAARMRKQKLDVDEIVDLLPIMGRLIDREGFQLSGGEQQAVAIARALAARPRVLLLDEPTEGLAPVVVQELQESIAALPQRTGAAVLVAEQNLNFVLQTTSRVYVLETGNVVHASDSAAFARAPELQHKFLSVSSSH from the coding sequence ATGAGCGTTCTGCAGCTGAACCGGGTGAGCGCCTCCTACGGCCCCGCCGGAGCGCTGTTCGGGATCGACATCGAGGTGGACGCCGGCGAGATGGTCGGCGTGCTCGGGCGCAACGGCGCCGGAAAGACGAGCACCTTCAAGGCGATCATGGGAATGGAGGTTCGCCGACGCGGGCAGATCCTCTTCGATGGCGCCGACATCACGCGGATGGTGCCCGAACAGATCGCCCGCGCAGGCATCGCGATCGTTCCGGCCGAACGACGCATCTTCTCCGGTCTGTCCGTGCTGGACAACCTTCGGATCGCCGCGCGCATGCGCAAGCAGAAACTCGACGTCGATGAGATCGTCGATCTGCTGCCGATCATGGGCCGACTCATCGATCGCGAGGGATTCCAGCTCTCAGGAGGCGAGCAGCAGGCCGTGGCGATCGCGCGGGCACTGGCGGCCAGACCGCGGGTCCTGCTGCTGGACGAACCCACGGAGGGCCTCGCGCCAGTGGTCGTCCAGGAGCTGCAGGAGTCGATCGCCGCCCTGCCTCAGCGCACGGGCGCGGCCGTCCTCGTCGCCGAGCAGAACTTGAACTTCGTGCTGCAGACGACCTCGCGTGTGTACGTCCTGGAGACCGGCAACGTCGTGCATGCGTCGGATTCCGCCGCTTTCGCCCGGGCGCCGGAACTGCAGCATAAGTTCCTGTCCGTCTCGTCGTCGCATTGA
- a CDS encoding enoyl-CoA hydratase/isomerase family protein yields MSNEIRMETHGGVAVLTIDRPSVRNALNEAALDEIVRCAVRVEEDPAIKALILTGAGSQAFSSGRDLKERAARDAGAVSARPPMRDFRRNAFEAIWECRKPTIAAINGDAVGGGFEVALACDLRVSVSHARFALPEAKRGLGAVFGSTILARSVPSSVYFEWVYLGDFVAATELQRWGLLNRVVEHDALGAALEMANEIATRAPLSIARFKATLVRGRELPVAAALRADFHPDPYTSEDRVEGVAAFAEKRAPRWTGR; encoded by the coding sequence GTGTCCAACGAGATCCGCATGGAGACGCACGGTGGCGTGGCCGTGCTCACGATCGACCGTCCCTCCGTCCGCAACGCGCTGAACGAGGCGGCGCTGGATGAGATCGTGCGGTGCGCGGTCCGCGTCGAGGAGGACCCCGCGATCAAGGCGCTCATCCTGACGGGGGCCGGGTCGCAGGCCTTCTCCTCCGGGCGGGACTTGAAGGAACGGGCAGCGAGGGACGCGGGCGCCGTGTCAGCCCGTCCGCCGATGCGGGATTTCCGGCGCAACGCCTTCGAGGCGATCTGGGAATGCCGCAAGCCCACCATCGCAGCCATCAATGGGGACGCGGTCGGCGGCGGGTTCGAGGTGGCACTGGCGTGCGACCTCCGCGTCAGCGTCTCGCACGCCCGGTTCGCGCTGCCCGAAGCGAAGCGAGGGCTGGGGGCGGTGTTCGGCTCGACGATCCTCGCGCGCAGTGTCCCGTCCTCGGTGTACTTCGAGTGGGTGTACCTCGGCGACTTCGTCGCGGCGACCGAGCTTCAGAGGTGGGGGCTTCTGAACCGAGTGGTGGAGCACGACGCCCTCGGCGCCGCACTGGAGATGGCGAACGAGATCGCCACCCGCGCCCCTCTCTCGATCGCACGCTTCAAGGCCACGCTCGTGCGGGGACGAGAGCTGCCCGTGGCAGCCGCACTGCGCGCCGACTTTCACCCCGACCCCTACACCAGTGAAGACCGGGTGGAGGGCGTCGCCGCCTTCGCCGAGAAGCGTGCTCCCCGGTGGACCGGTCGATGA
- a CDS encoding NAD(P)-dependent oxidoreductase — protein MVVRTLGFIGLGVMGGAMCANLVRRSDLPVVAFDRVAAALDQAVEVGADRAGSVAEVARRADVVFLSLPSIVQVEEVVEEILAGDDRPQIIVDMSTSDVNGTRALGERASEAGVVFIDAPVARLRQAAIDGTLLITVGAEREHFDTVLPLLSTMGSDVVHAGPLGSGQVIKIINNMVVFQNINALAEAMAIGRASGVDGKVLFETLQLGSADSFQLRNAAMDSLVTDEYAPKRFPTLYAIKDLRLALTLAQEAGIHAPGATQTMELLERTRDAGYEDEYYPVMIKLIDGRG, from the coding sequence ATGGTAGTGCGCACACTCGGTTTCATCGGCCTGGGAGTGATGGGGGGTGCGATGTGTGCCAACCTGGTGCGTCGATCCGACCTTCCTGTAGTGGCGTTCGACCGCGTGGCGGCAGCTCTCGACCAGGCGGTGGAGGTCGGCGCCGACCGCGCGGGCAGCGTCGCCGAGGTGGCCCGGCGAGCGGATGTGGTGTTCCTGTCGCTGCCGAGCATCGTGCAGGTGGAGGAGGTCGTCGAGGAGATCCTGGCCGGCGACGACCGACCGCAGATCATCGTCGACATGAGCACGAGCGATGTCAACGGCACCCGGGCGTTGGGGGAGCGTGCATCAGAGGCGGGCGTCGTCTTCATCGACGCTCCGGTTGCGCGGCTGCGTCAGGCCGCCATCGACGGCACTCTGCTCATCACCGTGGGCGCCGAGCGGGAGCACTTCGACACCGTGCTGCCCCTCCTCTCCACCATGGGCAGCGACGTGGTCCATGCCGGCCCACTGGGCAGCGGCCAGGTCATCAAGATCATCAACAACATGGTGGTGTTCCAGAACATCAACGCCCTCGCCGAGGCGATGGCGATCGGCCGCGCCTCCGGCGTCGACGGCAAGGTGCTGTTCGAAACGCTGCAGCTGGGCTCCGCCGACAGCTTCCAGCTGCGCAACGCGGCCATGGACTCGCTCGTGACCGACGAGTACGCTCCGAAGCGGTTCCCCACTCTCTACGCGATCAAGGATCTGCGCCTGGCCCTCACGCTCGCGCAGGAGGCCGGGATCCATGCGCCCGGAGCAACCCAGACGATGGAGCTGCTCGAGCGGACGCGGGATGCCGGGTACGAGGACGAGTACTACCCCGTGATGATCAAGCTCATCGACGGTCGTGGCTGA
- a CDS encoding alpha/beta fold hydrolase, producing MSALFDPIIGRYVTLEIGGRPHRIYVEEAGSGTPLLCLHTAGADSRQWRGVMNDPEVTANHRVIAFDLPRHGKSSPPSGWSLDEPDYALTADAYIDTILAVSAALELDRPLVMGCSIGGRIVLHLAMRHPDLFGGVIGLQSGAHVEPYYDLEWLNRPDVHGGMVCAGIVSGLVGPEAPSADRWETLWHYMQGGPGVFKGDLYFYKQDGDIRETVSRIDTETCPVFLLSGEYDYSATPDDTRAVAAAIGTDEVTIMPGLGHFPMSENPAAFLTHFRPVLERADRARALRSR from the coding sequence ATGAGCGCGCTCTTCGACCCCATCATCGGTCGCTACGTCACGCTGGAGATCGGCGGGCGACCCCACCGCATCTATGTCGAGGAGGCGGGGTCGGGCACCCCGCTCCTGTGCCTGCACACGGCTGGCGCGGATTCGCGCCAGTGGCGTGGGGTCATGAACGACCCGGAGGTCACCGCAAACCACCGCGTCATCGCCTTCGACCTGCCCCGCCACGGGAAGTCGTCACCCCCCTCGGGGTGGAGCCTGGACGAGCCCGATTACGCCCTCACCGCGGATGCGTACATCGACACGATCTTGGCCGTGTCGGCGGCTCTCGAGCTGGATCGCCCCCTCGTGATGGGCTGCTCCATCGGCGGACGCATCGTGCTGCACCTGGCCATGCGTCACCCCGACCTGTTCGGCGGCGTCATCGGCCTGCAGTCGGGCGCGCACGTGGAGCCCTACTACGACCTGGAGTGGCTGAACCGGCCGGACGTCCACGGCGGGATGGTGTGCGCCGGCATCGTCTCGGGTCTCGTGGGCCCTGAGGCGCCGTCGGCCGATCGCTGGGAGACCCTCTGGCACTACATGCAGGGCGGCCCCGGGGTCTTCAAGGGCGACCTGTACTTCTACAAGCAGGACGGCGACATCCGTGAAACCGTGAGCCGGATCGACACCGAGACCTGCCCCGTTTTCCTTCTCTCGGGTGAGTACGACTACTCCGCCACACCGGACGACACCCGCGCGGTGGCTGCCGCGATCGGAACGGATGAGGTGACGATCATGCCCGGCCTCGGCCACTTCCCGATGTCGGAGAACCCGGCCGCGTTCCTGACCCACTTCCGGCCGGTGCTCGAACGGGCCGACCGCGCCAGGGCGCTGCGCTCGCGCTGA
- a CDS encoding N-acyl homoserine lactonase family protein has protein sequence MADVGIPEPFEAYAVRLGRIDRPARDNFLHARDLTGEMTMDFDMWFLRRGETIIAVDTGMSDRADPQRGRRLDRLPRDAAGELGIDPDAVSDLVITHLHYDHAGRIGDFPAARVWVQKSELDYVLGPDMGHPSLSHFFDVDDLKVVLERIFASSVRAIDGTRVLVPGVELHHIGGHTRGLQVVRVYTERGWVVIASDALHYYANHERRDPFPAVVDLPQMLEGYVRIEELADTWEHIIPGHDPEVMTRYACGDLPEGIVALHRPPAAR, from the coding sequence GTGGCTGACGTCGGCATCCCGGAGCCGTTCGAGGCGTACGCCGTCCGCCTCGGCAGGATCGATCGCCCCGCGAGGGACAACTTCCTGCACGCCAGGGACCTGACCGGCGAAATGACGATGGACTTCGACATGTGGTTCCTCCGTCGCGGGGAGACGATCATCGCCGTCGACACCGGCATGAGCGACCGCGCGGACCCGCAGCGGGGCAGGCGGCTGGACCGTTTGCCCCGGGATGCCGCCGGTGAGCTCGGCATCGATCCGGATGCCGTGTCCGACCTCGTGATCACGCACTTGCACTACGACCACGCGGGGCGCATAGGAGACTTCCCGGCCGCTCGCGTGTGGGTGCAGAAGAGCGAACTGGACTATGTGCTCGGCCCCGACATGGGGCATCCGTCGCTGAGCCACTTCTTCGACGTCGACGACCTCAAGGTGGTGCTGGAGCGGATCTTCGCCTCCTCGGTACGGGCAATCGATGGGACGAGAGTGCTCGTGCCCGGGGTGGAGCTGCATCACATCGGCGGGCACACCCGCGGCCTGCAGGTCGTCCGCGTGTACACCGAGCGCGGCTGGGTCGTGATCGCGTCTGACGCACTGCACTACTACGCCAACCACGAGCGCCGCGACCCGTTCCCGGCCGTGGTCGACCTCCCGCAGATGCTCGAGGGGTATGTCCGCATCGAAGAACTGGCCGACACGTGGGAGCACATCATCCCGGGGCACGACCCCGAGGTCATGACGAGATACGCGTGCGGCGATCTTCCCGAGGGAATCGTCGCGCTGCACCGGCCGCCCGCCGCGCGCTGA
- a CDS encoding ABC transporter ATP-binding protein: protein MTDTILRVRGLKKSYGAVHAVRGVDLDVAPAECVSIIGPNGAGKSTLFGTIAGEHRATAGTIEFEGRSVTSWSAARLARHGVSRTFQVARLFTSRTVEDNLAISRAVSEGRGARFWDRLGGAAATQARVADVMDELDLHDIARVPAGVLPQGDRKRLELAMALVQDPQMLLLDEPTAGMSLDDTARTIATLQRIRSDHGNMTVVLTAHDMDVVFALSDRVVLMGQGVVVIEGTPSEVEQAPETRELYLGVVES from the coding sequence ATGACCGACACGATCCTCCGTGTCCGAGGGCTCAAGAAGTCCTACGGCGCCGTCCACGCGGTCCGCGGGGTCGACCTGGATGTCGCCCCGGCCGAATGCGTGTCGATCATCGGGCCGAACGGTGCGGGCAAATCCACCCTGTTCGGCACGATCGCCGGAGAGCACCGGGCGACAGCGGGCACGATCGAGTTCGAAGGGCGATCCGTCACCTCGTGGTCCGCTGCCCGGCTGGCCCGGCACGGCGTCAGCCGCACCTTCCAGGTGGCGCGCTTGTTCACCTCGCGCACCGTCGAGGACAACCTCGCCATATCGCGGGCCGTTTCCGAGGGCAGGGGTGCACGGTTCTGGGACCGGCTCGGCGGGGCGGCCGCGACGCAGGCCCGCGTGGCCGACGTCATGGACGAGCTCGACCTGCATGACATCGCCCGCGTGCCGGCGGGCGTCCTCCCGCAGGGCGATCGAAAGCGACTGGAACTGGCCATGGCGCTGGTCCAGGATCCCCAGATGCTGTTGCTCGACGAGCCGACAGCGGGGATGTCGCTCGACGACACCGCACGCACCATCGCAACGCTCCAGCGCATCCGGTCCGATCACGGCAATATGACGGTGGTCCTCACTGCCCATGACATGGACGTCGTGTTCGCCCTGAGCGACCGGGTCGTTCTCATGGGTCAGGGGGTCGTGGTGATCGAAGGAACCCCCAGCGAGGTCGAGCAGGCGCCGGAGACGAGAGAGCTGTATCTGGGAGTGGTCGAATCATGA
- a CDS encoding GntR family transcriptional regulator, translating into MSQGDGQSRRPLSKVEYVLERLRDDIQSGAVAAGSNLRQQELAARYGVSATPVREALRLLEADGTITYSQHRGVVVSELKPQEIHDLYRLRSAAEGSTVEAAVQRLEPEQMERIVAAHDRLAATEGKGDATDLSHLNREFHFAIYGAVSPIVSNFIGQLWTALPARLTIWEVESQAKVLLAEHREILDAIVRGDAAEAGRLMAAHVMTSEHFRQVQQGS; encoded by the coding sequence ATGTCGCAGGGTGATGGACAGTCACGGCGTCCGTTGAGCAAGGTGGAGTACGTCCTGGAACGGCTGCGCGACGACATCCAGTCGGGTGCCGTGGCCGCCGGCTCGAACCTGCGGCAGCAAGAGCTCGCCGCCCGTTACGGCGTGAGCGCGACCCCCGTGCGCGAGGCGCTGCGGCTGCTGGAGGCGGACGGGACGATCACCTACTCCCAGCACCGTGGAGTCGTGGTCTCAGAACTGAAGCCGCAGGAGATCCATGACCTCTACCGCCTGCGCTCGGCGGCGGAGGGCAGCACGGTGGAGGCCGCGGTGCAGCGCCTCGAACCCGAGCAGATGGAGCGGATCGTCGCGGCCCACGACCGGCTCGCGGCGACCGAGGGCAAGGGCGATGCCACCGACCTCTCCCATCTGAACCGCGAGTTCCACTTCGCCATCTACGGTGCCGTCTCGCCCATCGTCTCCAACTTCATCGGGCAGCTGTGGACGGCACTGCCGGCGCGTCTGACGATCTGGGAGGTCGAGTCCCAGGCCAAGGTGCTCCTCGCGGAGCACCGGGAGATCCTCGACGCCATCGTGCGCGGGGATGCCGCGGAAGCGGGTCGGCTGATGGCCGCGCACGTCATGACCAGCGAACACTTCCGTCAGGTTCAGCAAGGCTCCTGA
- a CDS encoding branched-chain amino acid ABC transporter permease — translation MSDLISAIISGIAQGVPLFIVASGLTLIFGVLRILNFAHGAFFMLGAFVLTTLLSGQSVNLPVFLLAAVAAAGALALLGAAADTVVFRKLYGTDHMIPLLASYALLVTLDGLALMIWGNRPRSQASVEGLGGSVRIGDIRIASYDLLLLVIGIVIGVALFFVLQKTQMGKTVRAVSIDEQMARALGVPARKVQVGVFAVGAALAGLSGALMAPLVSVDVGLAPTFAIQSFAIVIIGGLGSIGGALTAALILGIADSLAVNFAPGLSGFSLYIAVALVLLLRPQGLAKKRVGGH, via the coding sequence GTGAGCGATCTCATATCAGCCATCATTTCGGGGATAGCTCAGGGCGTGCCCCTGTTCATCGTGGCCAGCGGGCTGACGCTGATCTTCGGCGTCCTCCGCATCCTGAACTTCGCCCATGGTGCGTTCTTCATGCTCGGCGCCTTCGTCCTCACCACCCTGCTGAGCGGTCAGTCGGTGAACCTGCCGGTGTTCCTGCTCGCCGCCGTCGCGGCGGCAGGCGCACTGGCGCTCCTGGGCGCCGCCGCCGACACGGTCGTGTTCCGCAAGCTGTACGGCACCGACCACATGATCCCGCTCCTGGCGTCCTACGCGCTCCTGGTGACGCTGGACGGACTGGCGCTGATGATCTGGGGCAATCGCCCGCGGAGCCAGGCGTCGGTGGAGGGTCTGGGTGGTTCCGTCCGTATCGGCGACATCCGGATCGCCTCCTACGACCTCCTGCTGCTGGTCATCGGGATCGTCATCGGCGTGGCGCTCTTCTTCGTTCTGCAGAAGACGCAGATGGGCAAGACCGTTCGTGCCGTTTCGATCGACGAGCAGATGGCGCGCGCCCTGGGCGTGCCCGCCCGCAAGGTGCAGGTCGGCGTCTTCGCCGTAGGTGCCGCGCTCGCGGGGCTCTCCGGCGCGCTCATGGCCCCGCTGGTCAGCGTCGACGTGGGATTGGCTCCCACCTTCGCCATCCAGAGCTTCGCCATCGTCATCATCGGTGGGCTGGGATCGATCGGGGGCGCCCTGACGGCAGCCCTGATCCTCGGAATCGCCGACAGTCTCGCGGTGAACTTCGCGCCCGGGCTCTCCGGATTCAGTCTGTACATCGCGGTGGCGCTGGTACTTCTCCTGCGGCCGCAAGGACTCGCCAAGAAGCGCGTTGGGGGACACTGA
- a CDS encoding acyl-CoA dehydrogenase family protein yields the protein MNFDLPDDVKELRTHVESFAAKMLAPGALERAHSPEYPWDVSRMMAEQGLLGLTVAEDKGGQGASLLEAIIAIQAIAKHDPRSADVIQAGNFGAIRTLAEYASDEQRDRYLAPLLAGEAIVSLGMTEPGAGSAVTDLATTAVADGGDFLVNGTKIFGTHSAEANFYLVYVRFGPGVGGIGSVIIDRDAPGLTVGNPSRFMNGEEWSQIYFEDVRIPASQVLLGEGGFKKQISGFNVERLGNAARSIAVGKHAFDFAVEHVLTREQFGRPLAEFQGLQWMFAEQAVRLESAQLLLMRAAVEADAGMPSAQATAIAKYAANEAGFGAANLAVQALGGTGFSDEALVEYCFRRTRGWMIAGGSTEVLKNRIAEGVFGRRFSQRAGA from the coding sequence ATGAACTTTGATCTTCCCGACGATGTGAAGGAACTCCGCACGCACGTCGAGTCCTTCGCGGCGAAGATGCTCGCCCCCGGCGCGCTCGAGCGGGCCCATTCCCCCGAGTACCCCTGGGATGTCTCCCGGATGATGGCCGAGCAGGGTCTGCTTGGGCTCACGGTCGCCGAGGACAAGGGCGGTCAGGGCGCATCTCTGCTGGAGGCGATCATCGCCATCCAGGCGATCGCCAAGCATGATCCTCGTAGCGCCGACGTGATACAGGCCGGCAACTTCGGCGCGATCCGCACTCTGGCGGAGTACGCCAGCGACGAGCAGCGCGACCGGTACCTCGCTCCGCTCCTGGCGGGGGAGGCCATCGTCTCCCTCGGGATGACCGAGCCGGGCGCGGGCTCGGCTGTGACCGATCTCGCGACGACGGCAGTTGCGGACGGCGGGGACTTCCTCGTGAACGGGACGAAGATCTTCGGCACGCACAGCGCGGAGGCCAACTTCTACCTCGTCTACGTGCGCTTCGGTCCCGGCGTGGGCGGCATCGGCTCGGTCATCATCGATCGGGACGCGCCGGGACTGACCGTGGGAAATCCTTCCCGGTTCATGAACGGTGAGGAGTGGAGCCAGATCTACTTCGAGGACGTCCGCATCCCCGCCAGCCAGGTCCTGCTGGGTGAGGGCGGCTTCAAGAAGCAGATCAGCGGGTTCAACGTCGAACGCCTCGGCAACGCGGCCCGCTCGATCGCGGTCGGCAAGCACGCGTTCGACTTCGCCGTCGAGCACGTGCTCACGCGCGAGCAGTTCGGGCGTCCGCTCGCGGAGTTCCAGGGTCTGCAGTGGATGTTCGCCGAGCAGGCGGTGCGGCTGGAATCCGCGCAGCTGCTCCTGATGCGTGCCGCGGTCGAAGCCGATGCCGGGATGCCGTCAGCCCAGGCGACGGCCATCGCCAAGTACGCCGCCAACGAGGCGGGCTTCGGCGCCGCCAACCTCGCGGTGCAGGCCCTGGGCGGCACCGGCTTCAGCGACGAGGCGCTCGTGGAGTACTGCTTCCGCCGCACGCGGGGCTGGATGATCGCGGGTGGGTCGACCGAGGTGCTCAAGAACCGCATCGCCGAGGGGGTGTTCGGTCGCCGTTTCTCCCAGCGAGCCGGGGCATGA
- a CDS encoding branched-chain amino acid ABC transporter permease, with product MTTPTQAVVAIRRAKQPLTGFQALRAKVPPSLEVLVACIVVALAVGSLFDGSLLFLLTTAVIYALFASATNILFGWTGVSSFGQAAYFGVGAYTVGLTKDFIDNPILAVLLAMLIAAVVAGAYALLASRITGTEFAMLTLIFGQILWLLTFRVPELHGENGIPGISRGELLGVNLFADQAFWWYVVVIVTIALLILRRIRGSSFGAAMNAVRDDPIRAEALGVSVRSVRIWAFVLAGAFAGLAGALMAQHQGLVTPEMLAWGLSGEVIVMCLIGGMRSFWGPVIGAILLVLVKHFLLDATSAPDFWVGLALLVIVLVVPGGLLSLPKKIAGAVQRRRKVATR from the coding sequence ATGACCACTCCGACCCAGGCAGTCGTCGCCATCCGGAGGGCGAAGCAGCCCTTGACGGGCTTCCAGGCCCTCCGGGCGAAGGTGCCGCCCTCACTCGAGGTTCTCGTGGCGTGCATCGTGGTGGCGCTGGCAGTTGGTTCCCTCTTCGACGGCTCGCTCCTGTTCCTGCTCACCACGGCCGTCATCTACGCCCTGTTCGCGTCGGCGACGAACATCCTGTTCGGATGGACCGGCGTGTCATCCTTCGGCCAGGCCGCGTACTTCGGGGTCGGTGCGTACACGGTGGGCCTGACCAAGGACTTCATCGACAACCCGATTCTCGCCGTGCTGCTGGCGATGCTCATCGCCGCGGTCGTGGCCGGGGCGTACGCGCTGCTCGCCAGCCGGATCACCGGAACCGAGTTCGCGATGCTGACCCTGATCTTCGGTCAGATCCTGTGGCTGCTGACCTTCCGGGTGCCCGAGTTGCACGGGGAGAACGGCATCCCCGGGATCAGCCGAGGCGAGCTGCTCGGTGTGAACCTGTTCGCCGATCAGGCCTTCTGGTGGTACGTCGTGGTGATCGTGACCATCGCGCTGCTCATCCTGCGGCGCATCCGCGGATCCTCCTTCGGTGCGGCCATGAACGCCGTACGCGACGACCCGATCCGTGCGGAGGCCCTGGGCGTGAGTGTGCGCTCGGTGCGCATCTGGGCGTTCGTCCTCGCCGGCGCCTTCGCGGGGCTGGCGGGTGCTCTGATGGCCCAGCACCAGGGTCTCGTCACGCCCGAGATGCTCGCGTGGGGACTGTCGGGCGAGGTGATCGTGATGTGCCTGATCGGCGGCATGCGCTCGTTCTGGGGCCCGGTGATCGGTGCCATTCTCCTCGTCCTGGTGAAGCACTTCCTGCTGGATGCCACCAGTGCCCCGGACTTCTGGGTCGGGCTGGCGCTGCTGGTGATCGTGCTCGTGGTGCCGGGAGGACTGCTGAGTCTGCCGAAGAAGATCGCTGGAGCTGTGCAGCGTCGCAGGAAGGTGGCAACCCGATGA
- a CDS encoding aldehyde dehydrogenase family protein, with the protein MPSTIEHGNMVADVLRAANLPEILTAVIDGRWTERGREDTEQIIDPGTARAVLAYERSEQAHVDEAVRSAERAWPAWAAMAPVDRGRILIRCAQTIRDHQEVLAQLESIDTGKPLSQARADIAVSARYLEYYGGGVDKFGGETIPQDSSTLAYTRREPYGVIAHITPWNAPISQMMRGVAPSLAVGNSVVVKPAEVTPITSAFVAVLMAEAGLPAGLCNVVLGQGSVVGEALLRHALVQHITFTGSVAVGKRVGEIAASRIIGCNLELGGKSPTIVCEDADLDRAAEAGALAVIRNSGQSCFATTRLIVHRSVEQELITKIAQRMQGLTIGHGLGDHDMGPLASARQRETVLDLIAGAEAEGATVASGGDLPERDGFYVRPTLLSGVENGMTIAQEEVFGPVQSVIAYDELEDAIRIANDTPYGLSAGVFTRDVGRAHRVAARLQAGQVQVNRYAGAGVEVPFGGYKASGLGREKGMEALHHYSQLKSVIVSLD; encoded by the coding sequence ATGCCCTCGACGATCGAACACGGGAACATGGTCGCGGACGTCCTGCGCGCCGCGAACCTGCCCGAGATCCTCACCGCCGTCATCGACGGCCGGTGGACCGAGCGGGGTCGCGAGGACACCGAGCAGATCATCGACCCCGGCACCGCGCGGGCGGTGCTGGCCTACGAGCGGTCGGAGCAGGCGCACGTGGACGAGGCGGTCCGGAGCGCCGAGCGCGCCTGGCCGGCGTGGGCGGCGATGGCCCCCGTTGATCGCGGACGCATCCTGATCCGGTGCGCGCAGACCATCCGCGACCACCAGGAAGTCCTGGCCCAGCTGGAATCGATCGACACCGGCAAGCCGCTGTCGCAGGCACGTGCCGACATCGCCGTCAGCGCCCGCTACCTGGAGTACTACGGCGGCGGGGTCGACAAGTTCGGGGGCGAGACGATCCCGCAGGATTCCTCCACGCTCGCCTACACGCGGCGTGAACCCTACGGAGTCATCGCCCACATCACGCCGTGGAACGCTCCCATCAGCCAGATGATGCGCGGTGTCGCCCCCAGCCTGGCGGTGGGCAACTCGGTCGTGGTCAAGCCGGCGGAGGTGACGCCGATCACCTCCGCGTTCGTCGCCGTGCTCATGGCGGAGGCCGGATTGCCTGCCGGGCTCTGCAACGTGGTGCTCGGGCAGGGGTCCGTGGTCGGGGAGGCGCTGTTGCGCCACGCGCTCGTGCAGCACATCACCTTCACCGGGTCCGTCGCCGTCGGCAAGCGCGTCGGCGAGATCGCGGCGTCGCGCATCATCGGGTGCAACCTCGAGCTCGGCGGCAAATCACCCACGATCGTGTGCGAGGACGCGGATCTGGATCGCGCGGCTGAGGCGGGGGCGCTGGCGGTCATCCGCAACTCGGGTCAGTCGTGTTTCGCCACGACGCGTCTGATCGTGCACCGCAGTGTCGAGCAGGAGCTCATCACCAAGATCGCGCAGCGCATGCAAGGTCTCACGATCGGGCACGGGCTGGGCGACCACGACATGGGACCCCTGGCATCCGCGCGGCAGAGGGAGACGGTGCTCGACCTGATCGCCGGAGCCGAAGCGGAGGGCGCCACGGTGGCCTCCGGCGGCGATCTTCCCGAGCGGGACGGGTTCTATGTGCGCCCCACGCTGCTGTCAGGTGTCGAGAACGGCATGACCATCGCCCAGGAGGAGGTCTTCGGCCCCGTCCAGTCGGTCATCGCCTACGACGAGCTCGAGGACGCCATCCGGATCGCGAACGACACTCCCTACGGGCTGTCGGCGGGCGTGTTCACGAGGGACGTGGGTCGCGCCCACCGCGTGGCCGCGCGACTTCAGGCGGGGCAGGTGCAGGTCAACCGCTACGCCGGCGCGGGGGTCGAGGTGCCCTTCGGGGGATACAAGGCCAGCGGGCTGGGACGGGAGAAGGGCATGGAGGCCCTGCACCACTACAGCCAGCTCAAGAGCGTCATCGTGTCGCTCGACTGA